From the bacterium genome, one window contains:
- a CDS encoding aminoglycoside phosphotransferase family protein encodes MPSSSRASGDGSPSMPESSDRRPAANGQVPGEAGPSPAWQRRRERLLLPSKALRLLRETGADSDWELRGLVAITPVKEWPERRLTVRYLALARQAGQRTRPLVLYGKLYRGSGGERSLAVLRALRAQIGSGCDLPDPLGYLARRRFLLMTGLEGVSLAEACAGPGAVSQVARAGSALASFHGAPGLAEGAQRGQSPWPRHSREAELAVLEEAKERVARSELAESLRCLYAETARAAAGVLAALPEGPAVTLHRDLYPDQIILSAARVGLIDLDAVALGEAELDLGNLAAHLWLADLQTHGRLAAAPGLASALLAAYGETQAIDRRRLASYRAAALLRLASLERLAAPARSVLPWPQLAGRLIQEARAALASEYVSGRR; translated from the coding sequence ATGCCGAGTTCTTCCAGAGCGAGTGGGGACGGATCGCCAAGCATGCCTGAGAGCAGCGACAGGCGGCCCGCAGCGAATGGGCAGGTGCCAGGCGAGGCAGGGCCGTCCCCAGCCTGGCAGCGACGCCGGGAGCGTCTCCTCCTGCCGAGCAAGGCGCTGCGGCTCCTGCGCGAAACGGGCGCCGATTCGGACTGGGAGCTTCGCGGTCTGGTTGCGATCACCCCGGTCAAGGAGTGGCCCGAGCGCCGCTTGACGGTGCGCTACCTGGCCCTCGCGCGGCAGGCGGGGCAGCGAACCCGGCCGCTGGTCCTCTACGGCAAGCTCTATCGTGGGTCCGGCGGGGAACGCAGCCTGGCAGTCCTGCGCGCACTGCGCGCGCAGATCGGGTCCGGCTGCGACCTGCCCGACCCGCTCGGCTATCTTGCGCGACGCCGCTTCCTCCTGATGACGGGCCTGGAGGGCGTGAGCCTCGCGGAGGCCTGCGCGGGGCCCGGGGCAGTGAGCCAGGTGGCGCGAGCCGGTTCGGCGCTCGCCAGCTTCCACGGCGCCCCTGGCCTGGCGGAGGGCGCGCAGCGGGGGCAGTCGCCCTGGCCCCGCCACAGCCGGGAGGCGGAACTGGCCGTGCTCGAGGAGGCGAAGGAGCGAGTTGCCCGGAGCGAACTGGCGGAGTCGCTCCGGTGCCTGTACGCCGAGACCGCCCGGGCCGCCGCGGGCGTGCTGGCGGCGCTGCCCGAGGGGCCGGCGGTCACTCTCCACCGCGACCTCTACCCGGACCAGATCATCCTGAGCGCGGCCCGTGTGGGCCTCATCGATCTCGACGCGGTGGCCCTCGGTGAGGCCGAGTTGGACCTCGGCAACCTCGCCGCGCACCTGTGGCTCGCCGATCTCCAGACCCACGGACGGCTGGCGGCCGCGCCCGGCCTCGCTTCCGCTCTCCTCGCCGCCTATGGCGAGACGCAGGCCATCGACCGCCGCCGCCTGGCCAGCTACCGCGCAGCGGCCTTGCTCAGGCTGGCCTCGCTCGAACGGCTGGCGGCACCCGCGCGCAGCGTGCTGCCCTGGCCGCAACTCGCCGGGCGCCTCATCCAGGAGGCGCGGGCGGCCCTGGCGAGCGAGTACGTCTCCGGCCGGCGCTGA
- a CDS encoding 4Fe-4S binding protein, translated as MQRILAGTVGRRGLKSYRVRLLVQIGFAALVLLLGLQFAHFVRRAEQLAPAYRADLERGLDAEALAARYELPARPPGVEGFLPISGLMGLVDWIRQGRLNAVHPAATMLFLLFVAMALLLRKAFCSWVCPVGLLSESLARLGRRLPGLRGRNPRLPGAVDIPLRGVKYLLLGFFLWAIFTMSGPALAAFIASDYNQVADVKMLWFFTRMGLTAAIVLLALAAASLVVNGPWCRYLCPYGALLGLVSWASPLRIARHAPRCTDCGLCDRVCMARLPISRSARVLSPECTGCLDCVASCPQTNALALAGTRRQLSALRFAALVVLLFLVGYAGSRAAGLWYGAIPDTEYLRRIPEAAQVDHPR; from the coding sequence ATGCAGCGCATCCTCGCCGGCACTGTCGGCCGTCGCGGCCTGAAGAGCTACCGCGTGCGCCTGCTCGTCCAGATCGGCTTCGCGGCCCTCGTGCTCTTGCTCGGGCTGCAGTTCGCCCACTTCGTGCGCCGGGCCGAGCAGCTCGCCCCCGCCTACCGCGCCGACCTCGAGCGCGGGCTCGATGCCGAGGCACTCGCTGCGCGCTACGAGCTGCCCGCGCGGCCGCCGGGCGTCGAGGGCTTCCTGCCGATCAGCGGGCTGATGGGCCTCGTCGACTGGATCCGCCAGGGCCGGCTCAATGCCGTACACCCCGCGGCGACCATGCTCTTTCTCCTCTTCGTGGCGATGGCTCTGCTCCTCCGAAAGGCGTTCTGCAGTTGGGTCTGCCCGGTGGGTCTCCTCTCGGAGAGCCTCGCCCGCCTCGGCCGGCGCCTGCCCGGCCTCCGTGGGCGCAATCCGCGCCTGCCGGGCGCGGTCGACATCCCGCTGCGCGGCGTGAAGTACCTGCTGCTCGGTTTTTTCCTGTGGGCGATCTTCACGATGAGCGGGCCGGCGCTCGCCGCTTTCATCGCCAGCGACTACAACCAGGTCGCCGATGTGAAGATGCTCTGGTTCTTCACGCGGATGGGGCTGACGGCGGCGATCGTGCTGCTCGCCCTCGCCGCGGCCTCGCTGGTCGTGAACGGCCCCTGGTGCCGCTACCTCTGCCCCTACGGCGCCCTGCTCGGGCTCGTGTCCTGGGCCTCGCCCTTGCGCATCGCGCGCCACGCGCCGCGCTGCACGGACTGCGGGCTCTGCGACCGCGTCTGCATGGCGCGCTTGCCGATCTCGCGCTCGGCGCGCGTGCTGAGCCCCGAGTGCACGGGCTGCCTGGACTGCGTCGCCTCCTGCCCGCAAACCAACGCGCTCGCGCTCGCTGGCACGCGGCGCCAGCTCAGCGCCCTGCGCTTCGCGGCGCTGGTGGTCCTGCTCTTCCTGGTGGGCTACGCGGGCAGCCGGGCGGCCGGGCTCTGGTATGGTGCAATCCCGGACACGGAGTACCTGCGCCGCATCCCCGAAGCGGCACAGGTCGACCACCCGCGCTAG